One Neovison vison isolate M4711 chromosome 2, ASM_NN_V1, whole genome shotgun sequence genomic window carries:
- the TESK2 gene encoding dual specificity testis-specific protein kinase 2 isoform X3, whose product MALKMNTLSSNRANMLKEVQLMNRLSHPNILRFMGVCVHQGQLHALTEYINSGNLEQLLDSNLHLPWTVRVKLAYDIAVGLSYLHFKGIFHRDLTSKNCLIKRDENGYSAVVADFGLAEKIPDVSMGSEKLAVVGSPFWMAPEVLRDEPYNEKADVFSYGIILCEIIARIQADPDCLPRTENFGLDYDAFQHMVGDCPPDFLQLTFNCCNMDPKLRPSFVEIGKTLEEILSHLQEEELETDRKLQSTAKGLLEKGPGVKRLSTLDDKIPPKSPRPRRTIWLSRSQSDIFSRKPPRTVNVLDPYYQPRDGAARTPKINPFSARQDLKGGKVKFFDLPSKSVISLVFDLDAPGPGTLPAADWQDPLAPPARRWRSLPGSPEFLHRESCPFVGREESLSDGPPPRLSSLKYRVREIPPFQASALQAAPAHEAMDCSSPQEENGLGPRPPGASSCLAGASEEMEVEEERPRGLAPVPFSVSGIGLKTQGKQDG is encoded by the exons TATATCAACTCTGGAAACCTGGAGCAGTTGCTAGACAGTAACCTGCATTTGCCCTGGACTGTGAGGGTGAAACTGGCCTATGACATAGCAGTGGGCCTCAGCTACCTTCACTTCAAAGGCATTTTCCATCGGGACCTCACATCTAAG AACTGCCTGATAAAGAGGGATGAGAATGGTTACTCTGCAGTGGTAGCTGACTTTGGCCTGGCTGAGAAGATTCCTGATGTCAG catgGGGAGTGAAAAGCTGGCCGTGGTGGGCTCACCATTCTGGATGGCACCTGAGGTTCTCCGAGATGAGCCCTATAATGAAAAG GCGGATGTGTTCTCTTACGGTATCATCCTCTGTGAGATCATCGCCCGCATCCAGGCTGATCCAGACTGTCTTCCACGCACAGAG AACTTCGGGCTAGACTATGATGCTTTCCAGCATATGGTGGGAGACTGTCCCCCAGACTTTCTGCAGCTCACCTTCAACTGCTGTAAT ATGGACCCCAAACTGCGCCCATCCTTCGTGGAGATTGGGAAGACCCTGGAGGAAATTCTGAGCCATCTACAGGAAGAAGAGCTGGAGACAGACAGGAAGCTGCAGTCCACAGCCAAGG GACTCTTGGAAAAAGGACCTGGGGTGAAGCGACTGAGCACACTGGATGACAAGATCCCTCCCAAGTCCCCACGCCCAAGACGTACTATCTGGTTGTCTCGAAGCCAATCAGACATTTTCTCCCGTAAGCCCCCACGTACAGTGAATGTCTTGGACCCATACTACCAGCCACGAGATGGTGCTGCCCGCACCCCCAAAATCAACCCTTTCAGTGCTCGCCAGGACCTCAAGGGTGGCAAGGTCAAGTTCTTTGACCTGCCCAGCAAATCTGTTATCTCCCTGGTATTTGACCTGGATGCACCAGGGCCCGGAACTCTGCCTGCAGCTGACTGGCAGGACCCCCTGGCCCCACCTGCTCGCCGGTGGCGTTCTTTGCCTGGTTCACCAGAGTTCTTGCATCGAGAGTCCTGTCCATTTGTTGGCCGAGAAGAATCACTATCTGATGGGCCCCCACCACGCCTCAGTAGTCTCAagtacagagtgagagagatcccGCCATTCCAAGCCTCTGCCCTCCAAGCTGCTCCAGCCCACGAAGCCATGGACTGCTCTAGTCCCCAGGAGGAAAATGGTTTGGGGCCCAGGCCCCCGGGGGCCAGTTCATGCCTTGCAGGTGCTTCTGAGGAAATGGAGGTAGAAGAAGAAAGGCCAAGAGGCTTGGCTCcagtccctttctctgtctcaggCATAGGCCTGAAAACCCAGGGAAAACAGGATGGGTGA